The Branchiostoma lanceolatum isolate klBraLanc5 chromosome 17, klBraLanc5.hap2, whole genome shotgun sequence genome contains the following window.
ATAATTTAATTTTTACCactggaaaaatacaatgaaaaccaGACGTTTCGAGCGCCCATCCGGCAGCcctttgttactccgggaaggaggaatacctccttctgggagtattgggaatgcatttgtttgcgcgttcgcagctataactcacgatcccgttgacgcattggtgtgtaacttggcatatcgtttgcctggttcggcgtggtgatgcacaatgtctttgttacgccgtaactacttttatcgtcaatgcaatatcgaaattgcacccctataattaatggtaagggccactgccttggcatagcgaccatgttataacccgttttatgtcatgcctgggcctgaaacgggtgttccggaccgtgtgataactatccggatcacatagggttcgggagtgttatcacacaggcttccatagaatatttcgaatgcatttcgagcgcgccggttgcaccgccgtcggaaattcgaataccggattcggaggttagaatcaatgttgttacagttttgtgttcgaggacacaaaactccctcaacttctggcgctttccgcattgaaatgtgtgctttctcgggtgggtatgaccaaggtatgacatacgtacggccgtcgggcgatccgacccgcggtcgggctggtacctcgggtgatacggaataccccgtgttgtattctaaatATATgcttgactgcaatacttcaggcagatacggggtacgaaaatttcctacttgctatgatcgtatagtcactgttacattgtaaaatagacaacgtgcatcaccacacgcaacctagctagcGATATACTAAGTTATATACCAATGCGgtaacgggaattgtgagttttggctgcgaacatgtgcagagtgagctccagtctgtgtattaagtatgccgtgtccagtcGCAGCTCGCATACTAGTTTGGCGCATGAGacggacggtgcacttttacgcacagtgtgaaaatgggatatctctggaccttcaaacttaccacacttgtagtttgtaatacggaggctgtgacaatgtaaaaagtttacgcaggggatgaaagattgttaagATATCTCTCTCAGAATAGTGCGCGCGGGCCGCGGCTagactgtgtcacttccgggtggattgaaagatccggtgacctttgaccttcgagaaatgttacgataatacaaataggctgatagctatagatcaggcatgcctgcaataaattgtggaaagaggatttactgcatatttgtgatttctgaaacattttagttgtaaggctgaatggttcgttgatcttcaaaagaagccatctagatcGAAATTtctgacttttcccggaatttctagatcctatctgtgccatgctgtaaaaacgtacttttcagcatgttgaccactcctgtattaaaagaaaaagataaataaacaccttttctttacttgctataaaacactacttggactgtaaagagatgcaatttgtgtgggtcaatatttttacttctttaattaccgcttttcaaaaatgcacttttcacatagTCAGACTACCAGACTAAaaacgccagggtttcacttgcaggcgaAATATGATCGTCactatggactgactctactggctaattattcctttttctggtgaattgtacgattcatacgcccgtaagagggcctggtggaggctacttttcacacctggcaccacatacaatccacgattccgttgctgaatgggtatgttaagttagcctgagtgtcatcctgtttcagttccaggctctagaaataaattgtctgtgattccacaccttacatcaagatccatttgcttacaactgagcaggtcacGTTGCAAGTGTGGCGTAGCCGTGGGCGGATTACGTATGTCCAACAGATTTAAGTCATCGACAAATTTCCATCTCTTTGAAGAAGCATGGTAAGCCGCACTGTTGATGTATGCGATAAAAATAAGCGGCCCGAGAATGGTCCCCTGTGGGAGGCCACAGGTCACCGTAGCACTGGTGGAAAGCACCCCGTGATATCGCACGACTTGTGATCTGTTTGTGAGGAATGCAGAGATCCACCTCACAAGAGACGGCCGGAGGCCTAACTCGATCAAACGGCACATGGCTGTATTATGGCTGACCCGATCGAAAGCCTTGCTGAAGTCTGTAGATACAAGGGAGCAAAGGGTGCCTGGCTGGTCGGTAGCCTTGAAAAGTTCGTCGGTTAGGTTCAGAAGGCAGTGGGTAGTGGACCTTCCTCTAAGACAGCCGTATTGCTGTGGGTCTACTTGAGGTGAAATATCTGACACGGCCCATTCGGCGACGAAACTTTCAGCAACCTTGCCGAGGATGGAAGTCAGTGAAATTGGGCGAAGGTCGTTGACTGATGGAGGTTTAGATTTAGGTATGGGGACCACGATTGCTTGCTTCCATTCGTCAGGGATTGCACCTTGCTTGAGTGACGAGTTTAGAATGTCGGCCAGCGGTGCGCTCAGTTCATATGCAAATTCCTTCACAAGTTTGGCCGGAATCCCGTCAGGCCCAGCCgctttctttgtttttacattCTGCAGTTTTTTATAGACATCCCATGGTTTGACTGACGGTGCTTGGTGGGCGGGCAGGTATGCTGGCAGTAGTGATGTATCCAGTGGAGGAAGGGATTGGATCACGGTCGCcagtgttttgttgatttcgtCAGCTGTAGCACGGTAGTCGCTGGGACTCAAGCCTTCGATGGTCCCACGATCAGCAAATGGTCCTACATCCCGGTAAATGCAAGGTCATGCACATCCAGTTCAGCAAGGTCGCATCAATCCCTCCCCCCCTCTACCTTAACAACATCGAActgaaacaggtgcaggtgaTGAGAATTCTGGGAGTTCTCCTGCAGGCCGACCTGAAGTGGAATGCACATGTAGACCACATTTGTAACAGTGCCAGCCAGCGGCTGTACCTACTTCGGAGACTGAAATACTTCCATGTTCCCAAAGAGGACCTTGTctcagtgtatgtgtgttatgtaCGTCCCGTCACGGAATATGCCGCCCCAGTCTGGCACTCTGGCCTCACAAGTGCATTGAGTCAGAAGATTGAGAAAATTCAAAGAAGAGCCGTCAGGATAATCCTGGGGTCAGACTACTCCGGGTACACCGATGCCTGTACCATCCTGCATCTACCTACTCTCCACACACGTCGTAGCAACCTGACTCTGAACTTTGCCACCTCTCTGCTATCATCTGAACTGTACCGCCACTTCCTGCCACCCGTAAGACAGTCAATCAGCAGCCGATGCACGCGTTCGTCGAACAAACTGCACCTTCAACGCTGTAGAACTGACCGTTATAGAAACAGCGCCATACCTCAGATGACCCGTCTGATGAACAATACTTGACTTTACCATCTGTTTATATGGCTTTACTACATGTCATTCTGTCTCAAACGAAATAACGCTAATTCTCAGCCTTTAGCTCTACGCCGCTCGTTTAACTTCCATTGTTtttaatatgtatttatattttacGAATTAATGACTCGTACGTCTTGTAAAGTCAGACTGcaattcagtctgttgactgtcacggtctgattgtattgtgtgcaataaataaaccattcatcatcaggtcactagcaaaggaaatgaacaaacacctcacccaaaatttacagactataaatacttcacggagaattgtgtcctacggacttttgttaATGTTGAGAATGATGTTTACATACGGAAGCATCAAGAATATTCTCAAGTTCTAAATGAACAAAAGGTAACGACTAAAGCATTCTATAATATattctaaataaacaaactgaGACGAAATGAAAAGGTGAAATCAAGACAACAGAACAAATTTGATCGTTTGTctcaaaaaaaattacaagacCAGAGCGGATATTGACCACAACAGGAGACGCTCAGGACCAACAGTACAAGACGAGACTGATGAAAGGTGGGTCAAAAATGTGAGCTCCTATGATTTGTCGGGCACTAAAAATGCTGTGCTTTCGAAAGGCTTGAACTTTGCTATTACGCCTAACAAACTCCCTGTTGTTGACATCATCACTGAAACGGAATTCGAATCTGCCATACGCAGGGCACATTTACCACATCGAAAAGCTGAAGCCTTACGCACAAAGATTTCTACCACCTTGAAGGTTGCTAAACTCCCGGACAGTAACCTATCACGTGATGAACGTGAAGCGATTCAAAATCATTCTAACAATACAAACATCATAATTCTTCCAGCTGATAAAGGGAAATGTACTGTATTGTTGGATAAAGAACAATACGATACTAAAGTGGAAGACCTGCTGCAAGACGAGAACACTTATTTACTTTTAAAGAGGGACCCCACATCGAGATGCAGAACTAAAATTAATGTGGCGCTCAAGAAACTGGAACGGGACAAGGTTATTGATCGATCGACTTATCTCAAATTGTACCCCAAAGGACAACAACCTGCAGCTTTTTATGGATTACCCAAGATACATAAAACGGACATTCCTCTTCGCCCTATCGTTTAAAGCATGCGATCAGTGACTTATAATCTTGCACTTTCTTAGCCTACATCATAGGACCTCTGGTTGGGAAATCCGTTCATCATGTTAAAAACAGCTCAGATTTTGTCagcaaaatcaaggacattcgTGGTTGGGGTTGATGAGATCATCACTTCTTTTGATGTATGTTCCCTGTTCACATCTATACCACCTAAAGGAGCGGTTGAAGTGGTGAGAGAATTCCTAGAAGCTGATGATACCCTCAAAGAGAGATCCAAACTATCGGTAGATCAGATCTGTCAGCTTTTAGAACTCTGTCTTGAGTGTACGTATTTTACCTATGACGGCAGATTCTACAAACAGTTACACGGCTGTGCCATGGGTTCTTCCGTTTCTCCAATCGTGGCTTATCTGTATATGGAGAGGTTTGAAGCTAAGGCAATCAGTACTTTTCCTGGCAACCCTCCTGTAATATATAAATTGATTCAGATATGTGGACAATATTTGGTGTAGACTCAAGAAAGACGTGGCTGACGAGGAGATCGACTGTGTCAGCCCTTACCCAGATAACGCAAACCTGGCATAACGCGCTCAACAGCAAGCCGAAAATGGACGTACATGTCTCGTTCGTCGACTGCAGTCGCGCGTTCGACACAATAGACCATGGTAGTCTTCTGCATAGTCTGGCACAAATGGGGATGAAACGGGACCTATGGTGTTGCGTGAGAAGTTATCTGAGTGACCGTGTGCAGCGTGTCAAGTGGGGATCGCGTATTTCGGCGCCTCGACCAGTGCTAGCTGGAACACCACAGGGTGGTATCATCTCACCATCGCTGTTTGTC
Protein-coding sequences here:
- the LOC136423289 gene encoding uncharacterized protein, whose amino-acid sequence is MVLHPGKCKVMHIQFSKVASIPPPLYLNNIELKQVQVMRILGVLLQADLKWNAHVDHICNSASQRLYLLRRLKYFHVPKEDLVSVYVCYVRPVTEYAAPVWHSGLTSALSQKIEKIQRRAVRIILGSDYSGYTDACTILHLPTLHTRRSNLTLNFATSLLSSELYRHFLPPTRADIDHNRRRSGPTVQDETDERLKKDVADEEIDCVSPYPDNANLA